The Cognatishimia activa nucleotide sequence AGACCTTTCCGATCAAGTTCGACCGGTATCGGTACTATGCGGTCCTGTTCGTTGGATTTGCCATCGTTCCGTTCCTGATCAACGACTACTGGGTCAATGCGATCTTCCTGCCGTTCCTGATCTATTCGATCGCGGCAATCGGCCTGAACATCCTGACCGGCTACTGCGGTCAGGTGAGCCTGGGTACTGGCGGCTTCATGGCTGTAGGGGCCTATGGCTGCTACAAACTGATGACGGCCTTTCCGGAGGTCAGCATTCTGATCCACGTCATTTTGGCGGGGGGCATTACTGGACTGGTCTGTGTCCTTTTCGGTTTGCCATCCCTGCGCATCAAAGGATTCTACCTCGCAGTGGCGACGCTCGCGGCGCAGTTCTTCTTGGTGTGGCTCTTTAACCGGGTGCCATGGTTCTACAACTACTCAGCATCAGGTCAGATCAACGCACCAGAGCGTACAATCTTTGGCATTGAAGTCACCGGCCCGAATACTGAAGCCTGGGCGACCTATCTCTTCTGTCTTGTGATCCTGACGGTCTGCGCTTTGGTGGCGCGGAACCTGACACGCGGCATGCAGGGTCGTCAGTGGATGGCAATCCGCGACATGGACATCGCGGCGGAAATCATTGGTGTGAACCCACTGAAAGCAAAGATTTCAGCCTTTGCAGTCTCAGGTTTCTTCGTCGGTATCTCCGGTGCGCTGTTCTTCGCTGTCTATCTTGGCGCGGTGGAAGTGGGTGAAGCCTTTGGCATCAACAAGTCGTTCCTAGTGCTCTTCATGATCATCATCGGCGGTCTTGGCTCGATCTTTGGCAGCTTCGCTGGGGCAGCCTTCCTCGTTCTGCTGCCGGTGCTTTTGAAGAACCTGCTGGTGGGAGCGCTGGGCTGGCCGACCGACCTCGCAGCACACCTTGAATTCCTAATTATCGGCGCATTGATCATCACGTTCCTTGTCGCCGAACCCCATGGCCTCGCCCAACTCTGGCGCGTTGCCAAGGAGAAACTACGGCTGTGGCCCTTCCCGCATTAAGGCGGGGCCAAAGCCAACCAATTAAGGGGGAGGAGCCCCTGATAATCGGACAAACCAATGGGAGGAGAACCCGATGAAGAAACTAACAACTCTCGCAGTAGGTGCCTTGATGGCAGCCTCGCCTGCGCTGGCCGATCTGGTCATCCCAGATCTCAGCTATCGCACAGGCCCTTATGCGGCTGGTGGCATTCCGTTCTCTGATGGCTACCAAGACTACTTTACCCTGCTCAATGAGCGCGATGGCGGCATTGGCGGCGAGAAGGTGCGCATCGTTGAATGCGAAACCGGCTTTAACACCGAAAAAGGTGTGGAGTGCTATGAGGCGACCAAAGGCGAAGGCGCTCTTGTCTATCAACCGCTGTCCACAGGCATCACCTATCAGCTGATCCCAAAAGCAACGGCTGACGGTATTCCTATCCACTCCATGGGCTATGGCCGGACTTCTGCGAAAAACGGTCAGGTTTTCCGCAATGTCTTTAACTACCCTGTGAACTATTGGGATGGTGCCTCCATCGCAGTGAAGCACCTTCTGGACGAGAATGGTGGTAGCCTGGATGGCAAGAAAATCAGCCTGATCTACCACAACTCTGGATACGGTAAGGAACCAATCCGTACGCTCGAAGCACTGTCTGAAAAGCACGGTTTTGATTTCAAAGCGCTGGCTGTGGATCACCCGGGCCAAGAGCAGAAATCACAGTGGCTGCAAATCCGCCGTGAGCGCCCAGACTATGTTCTGATGTGGGGCTGGGGCGTGATGAACCAGGTCGCAATTCAAGAAGCCGCGAACATCCGTTTCCCAATGGAGAAGTTTGTCGGCATCTGGTGGTCCGGCGCAGATCATGACGTTCTCCCATCTGGCGACAAGTCAAACGGCTACAAATCGTTGAACTTCAACGGCGGTGGTGAAATGCCAGTTTTGGCTGAAATTCAATCGATGGTTGCGGACAAAGGCCTCGCGGCTGGTGATGGTTCCAATATTGGCAACGTGATTTACCGTCGTGGTCTTTACGCAGCGATGCTGGCGCAGCTGGCTATCGAAAAGGCGCAGGGCATCCACGGTGTCAGCGACATCACCCCTGCGATGATGCGTGATGGCATGGAAGCACTGGAAGTTACCAACGCACGTATGTCTGAACTCGGTATGCCAAATATCGGTCCAGAGTTCGCGGTTTCCTGTGAAAACCATGGCGGTCCTGGCACTGCCGTTGTCCAGCAATGGGATGCTGCAAACCAGAGCTGGAATGTGATCACCGACTTTATCTCCTCCGATGGAGACGTGATCGCGCCACTGATCGAAGCCGACTCTGCTGGTTACGCTAGCGAGAATGGCATCACAGCTGGTTGCAGCTAACCCAGTTGGTCCGGCCGCGTCTGTGGCCGGACCCATTTCAAGAGACCAGAAAGAGCCAATATGTTCGACGCGGCCCCAAATGACGAAGCCCTGCTAGAGGTCAACAATATCGAGGTGATCTACAATCACGTGATCCTCGTCTTGAAAGGTGTCAGCCTGACCGTGCCAAAGGGCGGTATTACAGCTTTGCTTGGCGGCAACGGCGCCGGAAAAA carries:
- a CDS encoding branched-chain amino acid ABC transporter permease, translated to MFYREAGDFKTSYAEDNQTFPIKFDRYRYYAVLFVGFAIVPFLINDYWVNAIFLPFLIYSIAAIGLNILTGYCGQVSLGTGGFMAVGAYGCYKLMTAFPEVSILIHVILAGGITGLVCVLFGLPSLRIKGFYLAVATLAAQFFLVWLFNRVPWFYNYSASGQINAPERTIFGIEVTGPNTEAWATYLFCLVILTVCALVARNLTRGMQGRQWMAIRDMDIAAEIIGVNPLKAKISAFAVSGFFVGISGALFFAVYLGAVEVGEAFGINKSFLVLFMIIIGGLGSIFGSFAGAAFLVLLPVLLKNLLVGALGWPTDLAAHLEFLIIGALIITFLVAEPHGLAQLWRVAKEKLRLWPFPH
- a CDS encoding ABC transporter substrate-binding protein, whose product is MKKLTTLAVGALMAASPALADLVIPDLSYRTGPYAAGGIPFSDGYQDYFTLLNERDGGIGGEKVRIVECETGFNTEKGVECYEATKGEGALVYQPLSTGITYQLIPKATADGIPIHSMGYGRTSAKNGQVFRNVFNYPVNYWDGASIAVKHLLDENGGSLDGKKISLIYHNSGYGKEPIRTLEALSEKHGFDFKALAVDHPGQEQKSQWLQIRRERPDYVLMWGWGVMNQVAIQEAANIRFPMEKFVGIWWSGADHDVLPSGDKSNGYKSLNFNGGGEMPVLAEIQSMVADKGLAAGDGSNIGNVIYRRGLYAAMLAQLAIEKAQGIHGVSDITPAMMRDGMEALEVTNARMSELGMPNIGPEFAVSCENHGGPGTAVVQQWDAANQSWNVITDFISSDGDVIAPLIEADSAGYASENGITAGCS